The following proteins are co-located in the Pedobacter sp. FW305-3-2-15-E-R2A2 genome:
- a CDS encoding DMT family transporter, with amino-acid sequence MSNPVDSHPNRNLLILHFTVFIWGFTGILGAVISINAVQLVWYRVLIASLSLLAYFLITKTSLRISKKQFLQFFFTGSIVAAHWILFFHAIKVSTVSVTLVALSSYTLFTAILEPLIKKKSILIPDVVIGLIMILGIYMVFKFESGYTLGIILGLLSALASSLFSTINSTLVQKSDPKIIGFYEMTGAFFWITLYRLFDKSLLSESFNLSVKDWSYLLLLGTICTALAYVAGVSVMRTLSAFRVALITNLEPVYGILLAFIFFGSKETMSIGFYLGAILIIGAVFLYPIYKKRRNLT; translated from the coding sequence ATGAGCAATCCAGTCGATAGTCATCCAAATAGAAACCTGTTAATCTTACATTTTACTGTTTTTATCTGGGGATTTACCGGTATTCTTGGCGCAGTTATTTCCATCAATGCTGTACAATTAGTATGGTACAGAGTACTCATTGCCAGCCTTAGCTTACTGGCTTACTTCCTGATTACCAAGACCAGTTTAAGGATTTCAAAAAAGCAATTTTTACAATTTTTCTTTACAGGAAGTATTGTCGCCGCCCACTGGATTCTATTTTTTCATGCCATTAAAGTCTCTACGGTCTCCGTTACACTCGTCGCCCTCTCCTCTTACACCCTGTTTACGGCAATATTAGAGCCGCTGATCAAGAAAAAATCTATTTTAATACCAGATGTCGTCATCGGATTAATTATGATCCTGGGCATCTATATGGTCTTTAAATTCGAATCGGGTTATACATTAGGTATCATTTTAGGCCTTTTATCGGCCTTAGCTTCGAGCTTGTTCAGTACAATCAACTCGACATTAGTGCAAAAAAGTGATCCGAAAATCATTGGTTTTTATGAAATGACCGGAGCTTTTTTCTGGATCACACTCTACCGTTTGTTTGACAAATCTCTACTTTCAGAGTCCTTTAATTTAAGCGTTAAGGACTGGTCCTACCTGCTTTTACTAGGCACCATATGCACCGCTTTAGCTTATGTTGCAGGGGTCTCTGTGATGCGTACTTTATCCGCTTTTCGGGTAGCATTAATTACCAATCTTGAACCTGTTTACGGAATCCTTTTAGCCTTCATATTCTTTGGCAGCAAGGAGACCATGTCCATTGGTTTTTACCTCGGCGCTATCTTAATTATCGGGGCCGTATTTCTATACCCGATCTACAAAAAACGCAGGAATTTAACTTAA